In Roseofilum reptotaenium CS-1145, the genomic window GTAGGAGAAAGGCTACGGCTACGCCAATAACAATATTGGCTAGGCTCAGATCGGAGGTGAGTAAAAACCAGATGGTCAATCGTAGTATCAGATCCAGATATCCAATCATGCCCACACCATCCAGAACAGCAGCAACAACATTAAACTCATCATCCCCATCAGATGATCGAACTGTTCCAGCATTCGGGGCAGTTTGACCGTTGCGTTGCGGAAGATGAGAAAGTAGGCGACCCAACCGAGGGCGATCGTCACCAGAGGTTTAACAATATTGGCTAGGGTATAGGCTTGATAATAGACTACGTTGGCTCCCACCAGTCCTCCAATCAAGACTACGACAGCTAACCAGAAGCCAATGGATTGCTTTTTATCCCCTTCTTTTGCCGCTTCATGGGGTAGAAAGATGAGTTTGGCAAAGGAAATAGAAGTTCCCAAGGCAGCAATATTCATGCCAATGACTTGCCAAGGCATTAGGGTTTTCATCGTCAGGACTTTCGCACCAAAACCAGCAAGTAGGGGAAAACCGGAGATGGAAAAACTGGCCAAGGTTAGGGCAATCCACATAGGATTGGGAATGGGTTTATGTTTCAATTCTTTTAGGTTACGACTTGGTAAATTCCCTCCGATTAGGAAAAGGGCCGATTTCACCAATCCGTGGGTGAGGGCATAGAATCCTCCGACTTCCGGGGCTGCGAGGATAAAGCCTAATTGGGAAATGGTGTGAAAAGCTAACATCCGTTTGATGTCTTTTTCAAACACGGCATAGCCGACTCCCAATACGGCAGTGCCCACGCCAAAGAAGCGCACGATGGGTTCAATGTCGTCTAACATTAGGGCACAGCGTACGAGGGGAAAAACGCCAGCTTTCACCACGACCCCTGAGAGCATGGCAGAAACGGGGGTTTCGGATTCCGAGTGCGTCAGGGGTAACCAGAGTCCGGAGATAAAAATCCCCCCTTTGGCAAGCAGTCCGAGGAAAATTAAGGCAATGGCTTCGGTGGGAGCATTGGTTAGGCCAATGAACGCAAAAGAGTTGTTGGCTTGATAAACTAGGATTGCGCCCACAAGATAGAAGAGCATAGCCACATTGCTAACAAATAGATAGCGTAGCCCTACCCAGATGGAGCGATCGCTTCTCGGATAAGTAATCAGCAGAAACGAGGCGATGCTAATAACTTCTAAGGCAACATATAAAGTAATCCAGTCTGCACAGATGAAGGCTGAATTTACACTACCCTGTAAGATAATGAGCTGAGTATAGAAAAAGTAACTTTTGTTGCTTCTCCAACCGTAAAGCAACACTGCCATACAGACCAAAGCATTGGTTAAAACAAAGAAGCCAGTCTGGTGATCGGCGATCAGGGTCACCCCGAAACTATCCAGGAGTTCCAGGGGAATGGGTTCAGGTTGCCGAAATACAAATGTGGCATAGGCAAGGGAGACTAGAGTTACCCCAAAGGCTAGAACCCAATCAAGCCTCGGTAGGAGGTAAATCCCTAATCCAACAATAAAGGGAAGTGCAAGCCAGGCGATAGTTAAAAAGGTCATGGTGTATAGTTTTTCTCGATCGCCTTAGTTTCTAATGTGGGGTTATCTTTTGCCAGCTTCATCACTCCCACAAGCATCAGCGCTTGAATCGAAAAGCCAATCACAATCGCCGTTAAAATCACTGCTTGTGGCACAGGATCGGCATATTCAACAGTTTTGGTGGGATCGAGAATGGGGGTAAACAGCCCTTCTCGTGAGGCAATGAAGATATAATAGGCGATCACTCCGGTACTCATCACGTCCATAGAGATGATCTTCATGACAAGGTTCTTTTTCAGGATAATTCCGAAAAATCCGAATAATAGGGTGATTAGGATGCAGGCTTGTAACATCGACAGGGCTTAGGGGGTCAGGGGAATGGGCTATGCTCTGGAAAGCTTTTTAATAAGAATACACAATTTCCGGTCGTTGAGAACCATTAGGGACTTAAGTTATTCGTAAGGAAAACCATTGGTTATCATTGATGTACCGATCTCCTCAGCTTACACTAGAGGCAATATGATCGCTGTACCGATTACCAGGACAAAACCCTTTTAAGGTAAACTCTATAAACTAATTACTTCTTAATATTGAAGCTTTTCCATGACTACGCCCACCCTTCCTATTTCGCGAAAAAAGCTATGGTTAGCCGCCATTAAGCCACCCATGTATAGTGTTGCGGTCATTCCCATTGGAGTAGGCAGTGCCGTTGCTTTTGCGGAAACAGAAAGCTTCAATTGGGCAATTTTTAGCACTTTCATTACGGCAGCTATCCTCATTATAGCCTGGCTGAATTTAACTAATGATGTATTTGACTCTGAAACGGGAATCGACGTTAATAAACACCATTCTGTTGTTAATTTAACTGGCAATAAAACCTTAGTTTTTTGGATTGCCAATGGACTCTTAGCGATCGCTGCTCTAGAATTGATCTTGATTGCCTGGTGGCAACATAGTCCGATGATTCTAGAACTGATTGCCTTAGCAGTTTTTCTGGGCTATACCTATCAAGGTCCACCCTTTCGTTTGGGTTATTTAGGTTTAGGAGAAATCATCTGTTTCATTACGTTTGGTCCCTTAGCTGTTTCTGCTGCATACTACTCCCAAAACCCCACTTGGTCAACG contains:
- a CDS encoding cation:proton antiporter subunit C — encoded protein: MLQACILITLLFGFFGIILKKNLVMKIISMDVMSTGVIAYYIFIASREGLFTPILDPTKTVEYADPVPQAVILTAIVIGFSIQALMLVGVMKLAKDNPTLETKAIEKNYTP
- the menA gene encoding 2-carboxy-1,4-naphthoquinone phytyltransferase, which translates into the protein MTTPTLPISRKKLWLAAIKPPMYSVAVIPIGVGSAVAFAETESFNWAIFSTFITAAILIIAWLNLTNDVFDSETGIDVNKHHSVVNLTGNKTLVFWIANGLLAIAALELILIAWWQHSPMILELIALAVFLGYTYQGPPFRLGYLGLGEIICFITFGPLAVSAAYYSQNPTWSTTSLKASIIIGLTTSIILLCSHFHQVEDDIAAGKRSPIVRIGTTKGAQLLLSACVAVFAAIALFTIEGYFPQWTALSFLSIPVAVQLCYHVLMYHDQPEQVKNCKFIAVNFHFISGFLLGLGFILG
- a CDS encoding cation:proton antiporter, producing the protein MTFLTIAWLALPFIVGLGIYLLPRLDWVLAFGVTLVSLAYATFVFRQPEPIPLELLDSFGVTLIADHQTGFFVLTNALVCMAVLLYGWRSNKSYFFYTQLIILQGSVNSAFICADWITLYVALEVISIASFLLITYPRSDRSIWVGLRYLFVSNVAMLFYLVGAILVYQANNSFAFIGLTNAPTEAIALIFLGLLAKGGIFISGLWLPLTHSESETPVSAMLSGVVVKAGVFPLVRCALMLDDIEPIVRFFGVGTAVLGVGYAVFEKDIKRMLAFHTISQLGFILAAPEVGGFYALTHGLVKSALFLIGGNLPSRNLKELKHKPIPNPMWIALTLASFSISGFPLLAGFGAKVLTMKTLMPWQVIGMNIAALGTSISFAKLIFLPHEAAKEGDKKQSIGFWLAVVVLIGGLVGANVVYYQAYTLANIVKPLVTIALGWVAYFLIFRNATVKLPRMLEQFDHLMGMMSLMLLLLFWMVWA